The Candidatus Komeilibacteria bacterium CG_4_10_14_0_2_um_filter_37_10 region CTTTTATCATGGCAACCGATTGGATCAAGACCAAAAAATGTTTTTATTTTTCTTTCGTAGTTTAATGCTTCATAAATCATAAGGGAGATTGAAGGAAATTCTGTTTTATTCTTTAATAAAATAAAAGGGATGATAAATAAATTTTCTTTTGGCATGCCAAAAATGTACCAGACTTTAAAATAACCATTGTCTTCTCTTTCATCGGTCGCGGTAATAAGCTTGAGTGAAAGATTTTTATTAGCGTATAAATCATGAGCAACCTTCTTTATCTCTAAAGGTGATACTTCAAAAGTAGCACTGTTATCATAAAATTCAACCTGCGCACCTTTTGGAATAAATCGTTTTATTTTCTTTTTAATCATATTAGTAGTGAGAAACAACATCATTTATTAATGTTAATAAAAATGGTGGAATATAGAAACTTAAAACGATAATAATTATCAGTAATATCATTGGTGGAATAATTAACCAAATATTACCTTCGCCAACCTCGATATCTTCAGGTTTCTGGCTAAAAAACATGGAGGTAATATGTTTTAAAAATCCGATAAAAACAAGCGTCATAAAAAATAGAGCCATAATGGTAATTATCGGATTTATTTCTATGCCGACGGAAAGAATCTGCATCTTGGTTAGAAATATTCCAAATGGGGGAACACCTGTTACAATCAAAAAACCGGCGATAAATAGTATGCTTGTAAATGGCACAACATCTAATGCTCCTTTAATATTATTTATTTTATCAGAATTATATTTGAGTAATAAATTGCCGGAAGAAAAAAACATAACCCCTTTTACCAATGAATGGTAAATTAAATGCAGGGTAGTCGCAAAAATTGCCAATCCTCCAAAACCAAAACCGAGAGCCATTACCCCAGCATTTTCAATACTCGAGTAAGCTAATAATCTCTTATAATTTTTATTATTGAACATTATGAGAGAAGCCACAGCAATGGATAAGGTGCCAAAAATAATTAATAAATTCTGACTAAATTGTGGACCAATAGCCATATCTGTTAAATTTTTAAATTTTAAGATAACTATAAATGCAACTGGCAAAAGCGCACCTGATAGTAATGCCCCAATGGGATTGGGTGTTTTACTATATGCATCAGGTTTCCATGTGTGCATAGGCACTAGTCCAACCTTGGTGCCGTAACCAATCAATACAAAAATAAAAGCTATTTTAGCAATTAATGGATCTAAGTGTGTGGCATTGGCCAAAAGTGACTCCCAACTAACAAATCCGTTTTCGCCAAGTGAGCTAACTGAAGTAAAATATAAA contains the following coding sequences:
- a CDS encoding hydrogenase, coding for MEILFIIITLIITAFLNAFIKRKLVIEFFSIIAFSVALFESVVIALKVSISGIYSPFVFFSVDSLGVIVMLIIACVGFIATIYSIQYLRQETAKGIIGFTRVRQYFVLLNIFMTAMFLSITANNPVFAWIFIEATTLSTAFLISFYNKPSAIEAAWKYLIINSIGLLLGFFGTILYFTSVSSLGENGFVSWESLLANATHLDPLIAKIAFIFVLIGYGTKVGLVPMHTWKPDAYSKTPNPIGALLSGALLPVAFIVILKFKNLTDMAIGPQFSQNLLIIFGTLSIAVASLIMFNNKNYKRLLAYSSIENAGVMALGFGFGGLAIFATTLHLIYHSLVKGVMFFSSGNLLLKYNSDKINNIKGALDVVPFTSILFIAGFLIVTGVPPFGIFLTKMQILSVGIEINPIITIMALFFMTLVFIGFLKHITSMFFSQKPEDIEVGEGNIWLIIPPMILLIIIIVLSFYIPPFLLTLINDVVSHY